One stretch of Pseudomonas azotoformans DNA includes these proteins:
- a CDS encoding TetR/AcrR family transcriptional regulator has product MSSETKSARQTILDTAQRIVGRKGFSAVGLNEILQAAEVPKGSFYHYFTSKDAFGVVLLDHYFDHYVHGMQQLFEQPGLSQHAKLMRYWHSWINNQTGCTDAGKCLAVKLGAEVSDLSEPMRLALQRGTARTIGLLAEALRQGVEDGSVTLTQHPESLAQRLYALWLGTSVMSKITRTAAPFDQALGLTRQLLGHPHDTDTHTYRGTGK; this is encoded by the coding sequence ATGAGCAGCGAAACCAAAAGTGCAAGACAGACCATTCTGGACACCGCGCAACGTATTGTCGGTCGCAAGGGATTTTCTGCGGTGGGCCTGAACGAAATACTGCAAGCCGCCGAAGTACCCAAAGGTTCGTTTTATCACTACTTCACCTCTAAAGATGCGTTTGGCGTTGTATTGCTTGACCACTACTTCGACCACTACGTGCATGGCATGCAGCAGTTGTTTGAACAGCCGGGTTTGAGCCAGCACGCCAAGCTGATGCGTTATTGGCACAGCTGGATCAACAACCAGACCGGCTGCACCGACGCGGGCAAATGCCTTGCCGTCAAACTCGGTGCCGAGGTGTCAGACCTTTCAGAGCCGATGCGCCTGGCCCTGCAACGCGGCACCGCACGCACCATCGGGCTGCTCGCCGAGGCCTTGCGGCAGGGTGTCGAAGACGGCTCGGTAACGCTTACGCAACACCCCGAAAGCCTGGCCCAGCGCCTGTATGCGTTGTGGCTGGGGACCAGCGTCATGAGCAAGATCACCCGTACAGCGGCGCCGTTCGACCAGGCGCTGGGGTTGACCCGACAGTTGTTGGGGCATCCGCACGACACTGACACTCACACCTATCGAGGCACTGGAAAATGA
- a CDS encoding type 1 glutamine amidotransferase domain-containing protein: MKVLMVLTSHDQLGDTGRKTGFWLEEFAAPYYAFKDAGADVVLVSPAGGQPPLDPVSDLPDFQTEQTHRFAADPAAQQALATTLKLDSVNADDFDTVFYPGGHGPLWDLAESPVSIALIESFERAGKPIGFVCHAPGALRHVKAVNGEPLVKGRRVTGFSNSEEAAVELTDVVPFLVEDEFKKLGGLYEKGADWQSFVITDGLLVTGQNPGSSSDVAKALLKLTA; this comes from the coding sequence ATGAAAGTATTAATGGTACTGACCTCTCACGACCAGCTCGGCGATACCGGGCGCAAGACCGGCTTCTGGCTCGAAGAGTTTGCTGCTCCCTATTACGCGTTCAAGGACGCCGGCGCCGACGTGGTGCTGGTTTCCCCGGCCGGTGGCCAGCCGCCGCTGGACCCGGTCAGCGACCTGCCGGACTTCCAGACCGAACAGACCCACCGCTTCGCTGCCGACCCGGCCGCGCAACAGGCCCTGGCGACCACGCTGAAGCTGGATTCGGTCAACGCCGATGACTTCGACACGGTGTTCTACCCAGGCGGCCACGGCCCGCTGTGGGACCTGGCAGAGTCGCCGGTGTCGATCGCGTTGATCGAGTCCTTCGAACGTGCCGGCAAGCCGATCGGCTTTGTCTGCCATGCGCCGGGTGCCTTGCGTCATGTCAAGGCGGTCAACGGTGAGCCGCTGGTCAAGGGCCGTCGCGTTACCGGTTTCTCCAACTCGGAAGAGGCCGCCGTGGAATTGACCGATGTGGTGCCGTTCCTGGTAGAAGACGAGTTCAAGAAGCTGGGTGGCCTGTATGAGAAAGGCGCTGACTGGCAGTCCTTTGTCATTACCGACGGCTTGCTCGTCACCGGGCAAAACCCCGGCAGTTCCAGCGATGTCGCCAAGGCCCTGCTGAAACTCACCGCTTAA
- a CDS encoding alkene reductase, with the protein MNHSILSTPVNLGHHTLNNRIVLPPLTRQRSAQPGDIATDLMAEYYRQRASAGFMVSEGTQIEPRGQGYAWTPGIYTPAQIDGWRKVTEAVHAEGGVIFAQLWHVGRVSHSALQPEGAAPVAPSAIQAIQAKAFIETAPGEGQLMQPPVPRALTTQEVKDLVGHYAQAARNALDAGFDGVEIHSANGYLVNQFISAHANQRDDEYGGSLHNRLRFLREIVEAVTAVVGPERLGVRFSPLFSGTDQDRVYIGLVEDDPHHTYIEAIKVLEASGIAYVSIAEADWDNAPVLPESFRRAVRDTFSGRIIYAGRYTAERGADLVEAGLADLIAFGRPFIANPDLPQRIFNDWPLNPLRAEGMYGGGEAGYVDYPVFAG; encoded by the coding sequence ATGAATCACTCTATTTTAAGTACCCCGGTAAACCTGGGGCACCACACGCTGAACAACCGTATTGTGCTGCCACCGTTGACGCGCCAGCGCAGCGCCCAGCCGGGCGATATCGCCACTGACTTGATGGCCGAGTATTACCGCCAGCGCGCCAGTGCCGGCTTCATGGTCAGTGAGGGTACGCAGATTGAACCGCGTGGCCAGGGTTACGCGTGGACGCCGGGTATTTATACGCCGGCGCAAATCGACGGCTGGCGCAAGGTCACCGAGGCGGTGCATGCCGAAGGCGGGGTGATCTTTGCCCAGTTGTGGCATGTCGGTCGGGTGTCCCACAGCGCGTTGCAGCCTGAGGGTGCCGCACCGGTCGCACCTTCTGCTATCCAGGCAATTCAGGCCAAGGCCTTTATCGAAACGGCGCCGGGCGAGGGGCAATTGATGCAACCGCCTGTACCGCGTGCGTTGACCACGCAGGAGGTCAAGGACCTGGTCGGGCACTACGCCCAGGCAGCGCGCAATGCACTGGATGCGGGGTTTGATGGGGTGGAAATCCATTCAGCCAATGGCTACCTGGTCAACCAGTTCATCTCGGCCCACGCCAACCAGCGCGACGACGAGTACGGTGGCTCGCTGCACAACCGCCTGCGCTTCCTGCGCGAGATCGTCGAAGCGGTGACCGCCGTGGTCGGGCCAGAGCGCCTGGGTGTGCGTTTCTCGCCGCTGTTCAGCGGCACCGACCAGGACCGGGTGTACATCGGCCTGGTGGAAGACGACCCACACCACACCTATATCGAAGCGATCAAGGTGCTGGAAGCGTCGGGCATTGCCTATGTGTCGATTGCCGAAGCCGATTGGGATAACGCCCCGGTATTGCCCGAATCGTTCCGCCGAGCGGTACGCGACACCTTCAGCGGGCGGATCATCTACGCCGGTCGCTACACCGCTGAACGCGGTGCTGATCTGGTTGAGGCAGGGCTGGCGGATTTGATCGCGTTCGGACGGCCATTCATCGCCAATCCGGACTTGCCGCAACGGATTTTCAACGACTGGCCGTTGAACCCGCTGCGGGCCGAAGGGATGTATGGGGGCGGCGAAGCGGGTTACGTCGACTACCCGGTGTTCGCCGGGTAA
- a CDS encoding NAD(P)H-quinone oxidoreductase: MTLPTDMTLIEITTPGGPEVLKPRQEPVPSPAPGEILIRVHAAGVNRPDALQRAGKYPMKPGFSPIPGLEVAGEVVALGAGVSGYAIGDRVCALTNGGGYAQYCAVPASQALPVPEGMEWIQAAAIPETFFTVWANLFGIGGAHKGQRVLIHGGTSGIGTTALMLCREFGIQAFATAGSEEKCAAIRALGAEAINYREQDFAEVIGAKGVDVILDIMGGSYLNNNLKALAMDGRLVMLGFLGGAKANDVDLLTILGKRAIVTGSLLRARTKDEKAAIAEQLREHVWPVLSAGRCLPMIDQVFDYTQADQAHARMEGGDHIGKIVLRVV; encoded by the coding sequence ATGACTCTGCCTACCGACATGACCCTGATTGAAATCACCACGCCCGGCGGCCCCGAGGTGCTCAAGCCGCGCCAGGAACCGGTGCCCTCCCCGGCCCCCGGCGAAATCCTGATTCGCGTGCACGCCGCCGGGGTCAACCGACCCGACGCCTTGCAACGGGCCGGCAAGTACCCGATGAAACCCGGTTTCAGCCCGATCCCCGGCCTGGAAGTGGCCGGCGAAGTGGTCGCGCTGGGCGCAGGGGTCAGCGGATATGCGATTGGCGACAGGGTCTGCGCCCTGACCAATGGCGGCGGCTACGCCCAATACTGTGCGGTGCCCGCCAGCCAGGCGTTGCCGGTTCCCGAAGGCATGGAGTGGATTCAAGCCGCCGCCATCCCGGAAACCTTTTTTACCGTGTGGGCCAACCTGTTCGGCATCGGCGGCGCGCACAAGGGCCAGCGCGTGCTGATCCACGGCGGCACCAGCGGGATCGGCACCACCGCGCTGATGCTGTGCCGTGAGTTCGGTATCCAGGCATTCGCCACCGCCGGCAGCGAAGAGAAATGTGCGGCCATCCGTGCCTTGGGCGCTGAAGCGATCAATTACCGCGAGCAGGATTTTGCCGAGGTGATCGGGGCTAAGGGCGTCGATGTGATCCTCGACATCATGGGCGGCTCCTACCTCAACAATAACCTCAAGGCGCTGGCCATGGACGGACGCCTGGTGATGCTCGGCTTCCTCGGCGGCGCCAAGGCCAATGACGTGGACCTGCTGACCATCCTCGGCAAACGCGCCATCGTCACCGGCTCGTTGCTGCGCGCCCGCACCAAGGACGAGAAAGCCGCCATCGCCGAGCAACTGCGCGAGCATGTATGGCCGGTGCTGTCAGCCGGGCGCTGCCTGCCGATGATCGACCAGGTGTTCGATTACACCCAGGCCGATCAGGCGCATGCGCGGATGGAAGGTGGCGATCACATTGGCAAGATTGTGTTGCGGGTGGTTTGA
- a CDS encoding LysR family transcriptional regulator, whose amino-acid sequence MNWDDARVFLAVCRESTLRGAARVLGVDQATVGRRVNALEKSLNATLFLRTSEGYALTAVGEAALLSVEKMERSALDLERQIQGLDDRLTGTVRVSTTDSLAIDFLIPAIARLHDQHPDVRVQLDASTQILSLAKREADIAVRNQRPDNPDLIARRIARWPLGLFASQGYLDRHGVPEPGSLFEGHDLVVYQPHLQSQKDMTLVSEPLGRGRIVAALSSSLLVRRSIAAGIGIGEIPVCTGERDGLVRLWPERTRPLPYDVWLVTHADLRHTARVRAVIEEIVAAFAGTGE is encoded by the coding sequence ATGAACTGGGACGATGCACGGGTATTCCTGGCGGTGTGCCGCGAGTCCACACTGCGGGGCGCTGCACGGGTGCTGGGCGTCGACCAGGCCACGGTAGGGCGCCGGGTCAACGCCTTGGAAAAGTCCTTGAACGCCACCTTGTTCCTGCGCACCTCCGAGGGCTACGCGCTCACTGCGGTCGGCGAAGCGGCGTTGCTTTCGGTGGAAAAAATGGAGCGCTCGGCCCTCGACCTGGAGCGCCAGATCCAGGGCCTGGATGACCGCCTGACCGGCACCGTGCGGGTCAGCACCACCGACTCCCTGGCCATTGATTTCCTGATCCCGGCCATCGCCCGCCTGCACGACCAACACCCTGACGTGCGCGTGCAACTGGACGCGTCCACACAGATCCTCAGCCTGGCCAAGCGTGAAGCCGATATCGCCGTGCGCAACCAGCGCCCGGATAACCCCGACCTGATCGCCCGGCGCATTGCGCGCTGGCCGCTCGGTTTGTTTGCGTCCCAGGGCTACCTCGACCGCCACGGCGTGCCTGAGCCGGGCAGCCTGTTCGAAGGCCATGACCTGGTGGTCTACCAACCTCACCTGCAAAGTCAGAAGGACATGACCCTGGTCTCCGAACCCTTGGGCCGTGGACGCATTGTCGCGGCCTTGAGCTCCAGCCTGCTGGTGCGCCGCTCCATCGCTGCCGGCATCGGCATCGGTGAAATCCCGGTGTGCACCGGTGAGCGCGACGGGTTGGTGCGCCTGTGGCCGGAGCGCACGCGGCCACTGCCGTACGACGTGTGGCTGGTGACCCACGCCGATCTGCGCCACACCGCACGGGTGCGCGCGGTGATCGAGGAGATTGTCGCGGCGTTTGCCGGCACGGGGGAGTGA
- a CDS encoding DoxX family protein has product MNESTRQDLGLLFLRISGALFLLWVHGLPKLLNYSEQLKLIEDPFHLGANITLLLAIFAEVLCPLLIVAGVLVRLACLPILAVLLIALLVVHPEWTLFEGQFGWLLLIIFTSLWIAGPGRLALSKKSPL; this is encoded by the coding sequence ATGAACGAATCGACGCGTCAGGACCTGGGACTATTGTTTCTGCGGATCAGCGGGGCGCTGTTCCTGCTGTGGGTGCATGGCTTGCCCAAGCTGCTCAACTACAGCGAGCAATTGAAGCTGATCGAAGACCCGTTTCACCTGGGGGCGAACATCACGTTGCTGCTGGCGATTTTCGCTGAAGTGCTGTGCCCGCTGCTGATCGTTGCCGGGGTGCTGGTGCGCCTGGCATGCCTGCCGATCCTGGCGGTGCTGTTGATCGCCCTGTTGGTGGTACACCCGGAGTGGACGCTGTTCGAAGGGCAGTTCGGCTGGCTGCTGTTGATCATCTTCACCAGCTTATGGATCGCCGGGCCGGGTCGCCTGGCCCTGAGCAAAAAAAGTCCTCTGTAG
- a CDS encoding alpha/beta fold hydrolase has product MSTFVAKDGTQIYFKDWGSGKPVLFSHGWPLDADMWEYQMEYLSSRGFRTIAFDRRGFGRSDQPWTGNDYNTFADDIAQLIEHLDLKDVTLVGFSMGGGDVARYIARHGSAHVAGLVLLGAVTPLFGQKPDYPQGVPTEVFDGIKAGLLKDRAQFISDFNTPFFGINQGQKVSDGVLTQTLQVAMLASLKSTVDCVTAFSETDFRPDMTKIDVPTLVIHGDGDQIVPFETTGKVAAASIKGAELKVYKDAPHGFAVTHAQQLNEDLLAFLNR; this is encoded by the coding sequence ATGAGCACATTCGTTGCCAAAGACGGTACCCAGATCTACTTCAAGGACTGGGGCAGCGGTAAGCCCGTGTTGTTCAGCCACGGCTGGCCGCTGGACGCCGACATGTGGGAATACCAGATGGAATACCTGAGCAGCCGCGGCTTTCGCACCATCGCCTTTGACCGCCGTGGGTTCGGCCGCTCGGACCAGCCGTGGACCGGCAACGACTACAACACCTTCGCCGACGATATCGCCCAGTTGATCGAACACCTGGACCTCAAGGACGTGACCCTGGTGGGCTTCTCCATGGGCGGTGGCGACGTGGCTCGCTACATTGCACGCCACGGCAGCGCGCACGTGGCCGGCCTGGTGCTGCTGGGTGCAGTGACACCGTTGTTCGGCCAGAAACCGGACTACCCACAAGGCGTGCCGACTGAAGTGTTCGATGGCATCAAGGCCGGACTGTTGAAGGACCGTGCGCAATTCATCAGCGATTTCAACACGCCGTTCTTCGGCATCAACCAGGGCCAGAAGGTCTCTGACGGTGTGCTGACCCAGACCCTGCAAGTGGCCATGCTGGCATCCCTCAAGTCGACCGTGGATTGCGTCACCGCGTTCTCCGAAACCGACTTCCGCCCGGACATGACCAAAATCGACGTACCGACCCTGGTGATCCACGGTGACGGCGACCAGATCGTACCGTTCGAAACCACCGGTAAAGTGGCGGCCGCCTCGATCAAGGGCGCTGAACTGAAAGTCTACAAGGACGCGCCCCACGGGTTCGCCGTGACCCATGCGCAGCAGTTGAATGAAGACCTGCTGGCGTTCCTGAACCGCTGA
- a CDS encoding NAD(P)-dependent alcohol dehydrogenase, with product MAKTHSYAAQNAKDSLKPYTFERRAPGADDVQIDILYCGVCHSDLHTVRNEWNNTLYPSVPGHEIVGRVTAVGANVQQFKVGDLAGVGCMVDSCQHCASCAEGEEQYCENGFTGTYNGPVFGGENTFGGYSDSIVVKEKFVLRISHDEANLAAVAPLLCAGITTYSPLHHWKVGPGKKVGVVGLGGLGHMAVKIAHAMGAHVTLFTTSPNKREDGLRLGADQVVVSKNPDEMAKVANSLDFILNTVAAPHNLDAFLNLLKRDGTMTLVGAPDSPHPSPTVFNLIFKRRSLAGSLIGGIQETQDMLDFCARHGIVSDIEMIDIQGINEAYERMLKGDVKYRFVIDMDSLKKESQAA from the coding sequence ATGGCCAAGACTCACAGCTACGCCGCCCAGAACGCCAAGGATTCCCTCAAGCCCTACACCTTTGAGCGCCGTGCGCCGGGGGCTGATGACGTGCAGATCGACATCCTCTACTGCGGGGTCTGTCACTCCGACCTGCACACCGTGCGCAACGAGTGGAACAACACCCTTTACCCGTCCGTGCCCGGCCACGAAATCGTCGGCCGTGTCACGGCGGTCGGCGCCAATGTGCAGCAGTTCAAGGTTGGTGACCTGGCCGGTGTCGGCTGCATGGTCGACAGCTGCCAACACTGTGCGTCCTGCGCCGAGGGCGAGGAGCAGTACTGCGAGAACGGCTTTACCGGCACTTACAACGGCCCGGTGTTCGGCGGTGAAAACACCTTCGGCGGCTACTCGGACAGCATCGTGGTCAAGGAAAAGTTCGTGCTGCGCATCTCCCACGATGAAGCCAACCTGGCAGCCGTGGCGCCGTTGCTGTGCGCCGGCATCACGACCTATTCGCCGCTGCATCACTGGAAGGTCGGCCCCGGCAAGAAGGTCGGAGTGGTCGGCCTGGGTGGCCTGGGCCATATGGCGGTGAAGATCGCCCATGCCATGGGCGCCCATGTGACGCTGTTCACCACCTCACCAAACAAGCGCGAAGACGGCCTGCGCCTGGGCGCCGACCAGGTGGTGGTGTCGAAGAACCCGGACGAAATGGCCAAGGTCGCCAACAGCCTGGACTTCATCCTCAACACGGTTGCCGCGCCGCACAATCTCGATGCGTTCCTTAACTTGCTCAAGCGTGACGGCACCATGACCCTGGTCGGCGCGCCCGACAGCCCGCATCCGTCGCCCACGGTATTCAACCTGATCTTCAAGCGCCGCAGCCTGGCCGGCTCGTTGATCGGCGGCATCCAGGAGACTCAGGACATGCTCGACTTCTGCGCGAGACACGGGATTGTCTCGGACATCGAAATGATCGACATCCAGGGCATCAACGAGGCGTACGAACGGATGCTCAAGGGCGATGTGAAGTATCGGTTCGTGATCGATATGGACAGCTTGAAAAAAGAAAGCCAGGCGGCTTGA
- the mntP gene encoding manganese efflux pump MntP, producing MNPISLILLALAMSTDAFAAAIGKGSSLHKPRLTEALRAGLIFGVIEAITPMIGWAIGHAATRWVEDWDHWIAFTLLVGLGLHMIWNGLKADDEEAEKPTQHSFMILAVTAFATSIDALAVGVGLAFVDVNILVAAAAIGLATMTMVTIGMMLGRVLGTVVGKRAEMVGGVVLMLVGATILYEHLSV from the coding sequence GTGAACCCCATTTCCCTGATTCTTCTCGCCCTGGCCATGTCCACGGACGCCTTTGCGGCGGCCATCGGCAAAGGCTCCAGCCTGCACAAACCGCGCCTCACCGAAGCCCTTCGCGCCGGCCTGATCTTTGGTGTGATCGAAGCCATCACGCCGATGATCGGCTGGGCCATCGGCCATGCTGCCACGCGCTGGGTGGAAGACTGGGACCACTGGATCGCGTTTACCCTGTTGGTCGGGCTGGGGCTGCACATGATCTGGAACGGGCTCAAAGCCGATGATGAAGAAGCGGAGAAACCGACCCAGCACTCGTTCATGATCCTAGCCGTCACGGCCTTCGCCACCAGCATCGATGCGCTGGCGGTCGGCGTGGGCCTGGCGTTCGTAGACGTAAACATCCTGGTGGCGGCGGCGGCGATCGGCCTGGCGACCATGACCATGGTGACGATCGGGATGATGCTTGGCCGAGTGCTGGGAACGGTGGTGGGCAAGCGTGCGGAGATGGTCGGTGGTGTGGTGCTGATGCTGGTGGGGGCGACAATTCTGTACGAGCACCTCTCGGTCTAG
- a CDS encoding TonB family protein — translation MCALVLLLLLAGGRTAQAESPLLSLNLPAQDLEHALQAYSRATGMAVLVDRELTRGRRSIAVRGRFTAQEALAILLTGSGLMARYARSDAFTLQTPQVSPPPTTRGAAARNAARINNSYATALQQAIETSLCRSPLTRPGSFRALVQVWVNPQGLIEHSRLVSSTGDEQRDEALVRGLAAARVERPAPSSLRQPVTLLLMPDTTGTRMECTAAKGASEG, via the coding sequence ATGTGCGCCCTGGTCTTGCTGTTGCTGCTGGCTGGTGGACGCACGGCCCAGGCAGAGTCACCGCTGTTGTCGTTGAACCTGCCGGCCCAGGACCTGGAACACGCACTGCAAGCCTACAGCCGTGCCACCGGGATGGCGGTGCTGGTGGACCGAGAGTTGACGCGCGGGCGGCGCTCCATCGCCGTGCGCGGGCGCTTCACGGCGCAAGAAGCACTGGCGATATTGCTGACAGGGAGTGGCCTGATGGCCCGTTATGCACGCAGCGATGCGTTTACCTTGCAGACCCCGCAAGTCAGCCCGCCGCCCACGACGCGGGGTGCGGCGGCACGCAACGCTGCGCGGATCAACAACAGTTACGCGACGGCGTTGCAGCAAGCCATCGAGACCAGCCTGTGCCGCTCGCCGCTGACCCGGCCCGGCAGTTTTCGCGCGCTGGTGCAGGTGTGGGTCAACCCGCAAGGGCTGATCGAACACAGCCGGTTGGTGAGTTCCACCGGCGATGAACAACGCGATGAAGCACTGGTGCGCGGCCTGGCAGCGGCGCGGGTTGAACGCCCGGCGCCAAGCTCGTTGCGCCAACCGGTGACTTTACTTTTGATGCCTGACACAACAGGAACGCGCATGGAATGCACAGCAGCAAAAGGAGCCTCGGAGGGATGA
- a CDS encoding RNA polymerase sigma factor has protein sequence MKNTGHSTMVSLFLASYEDFKVRLRKRLGSEDLANDVLHETYLRVDRMDVPPNLQQPNAYLYRMALNIAADRRQADARLLTGSEVEELLQSADEAQDPSRVVGGQKEIQSLVKALYELPARRRKILIAARLEEAPHLEISQRFGISTRMVEKEIKAALGHCAKRLERKVIQRFGPGAGKPS, from the coding sequence ATGAAAAATACCGGGCACAGTACGATGGTCAGCCTGTTCCTGGCCTCTTACGAAGACTTCAAGGTGCGGTTGCGCAAGCGCCTGGGCTCGGAGGACCTGGCCAACGATGTGCTGCACGAAACCTACCTGCGCGTCGACCGCATGGACGTGCCGCCGAACCTGCAACAGCCCAATGCCTACCTGTACCGCATGGCCCTGAACATCGCCGCCGACCGCCGCCAGGCCGATGCGCGCCTGCTCACCGGCAGCGAGGTGGAAGAGTTGCTGCAAAGCGCCGACGAAGCCCAGGACCCCTCGCGGGTGGTGGGTGGCCAGAAAGAAATCCAATCTCTGGTCAAGGCGCTCTACGAATTGCCCGCGCGCCGGCGCAAGATCCTCATCGCCGCACGCCTGGAAGAGGCGCCACACCTGGAAATCTCCCAGCGGTTCGGCATCTCCACGCGTATGGTCGAAAAGGAAATCAAGGCCGCCCTGGGCCACTGTGCCAAACGCCTGGAAAGAAAAGTGATTCAGCGGTTCGGTCCCGGGGCCGGAAAACCGTCTTAG
- a CDS encoding FecR family protein, whose translation MNIFSLSTARQSAASPLHDEARDWLLLLTSGRATVADAKALKAWCAQSAEHAQAFEHAKVLWQQLSPALDQVSQPRSFGRRAFLGGAIAASAAVVMVRVGVPGGFAGLTADYRTEVGEQRQVLLSQGISLELNTQTRISRVGQGIELLEGEVEVLAHVAQPIKVQAGEGWVSAAQARFNVRHTDSTVCVTCIEGSLSVDVAGNSVSLGKGRQLTYSAAGFSDVTTVDTQAVVAWREQVLVFNNATLATVVDEINRYRPGMLLLLNKELGQRRVQARFSLQQLAGVALLIRDAYGAKCTELPGGVVLLS comes from the coding sequence TTGAATATCTTTAGCCTCTCCACCGCCCGGCAGTCCGCCGCCAGCCCCCTGCACGATGAAGCCCGCGACTGGCTGCTCCTGCTGACCTCGGGCCGTGCCACCGTGGCCGATGCCAAGGCCCTCAAAGCCTGGTGCGCACAAAGCGCGGAACACGCCCAGGCCTTCGAGCACGCGAAGGTGCTATGGCAGCAACTGTCCCCGGCCCTTGATCAAGTGTCGCAGCCGCGCAGCTTTGGCCGGCGTGCCTTCCTCGGCGGCGCCATCGCCGCCTCGGCGGCCGTGGTGATGGTGCGCGTCGGTGTACCGGGTGGGTTTGCCGGGCTCACAGCGGACTATCGCACCGAAGTCGGTGAGCAGCGCCAGGTGCTGTTGAGCCAAGGGATCAGCCTGGAGCTCAACACCCAGACCCGCATCAGCCGGGTGGGGCAGGGCATTGAACTGCTTGAAGGTGAAGTTGAAGTCCTCGCCCACGTTGCCCAACCGATCAAGGTGCAGGCCGGCGAAGGCTGGGTAAGTGCGGCGCAGGCGCGGTTCAACGTGCGGCACACCGATAGCACCGTGTGTGTCACCTGTATCGAAGGGTCGCTGTCGGTGGACGTTGCCGGCAACAGCGTGAGCCTGGGCAAAGGCCGGCAATTGACTTATAGCGCTGCCGGTTTCAGTGACGTGACGACCGTCGACACCCAGGCAGTCGTCGCCTGGCGTGAACAGGTGCTGGTGTTCAACAACGCCACGTTGGCGACGGTGGTGGACGAAATCAACCGTTATCGCCCGGGCATGCTGCTGCTGTTGAACAAGGAACTGGGCCAGCGCCGGGTTCAGGCACGCTTCAGTTTGCAGCAGTTGGCGGGCGTTGCGTTGTTGATCCGCGATGCGTACGGGGCCAAGTGCACGGAGTTGCCGGGTGGGGTGGTGTTGTTGAGTTGA